In Manduca sexta isolate Smith_Timp_Sample1 unplaced genomic scaffold, JHU_Msex_v1.0 HiC_scaffold_2140, whole genome shotgun sequence, the DNA window aaatataaaaaaaaaacgtgcaTTTCTTATTTCCAGATATGTGCTGCTTCTAACAAAGTACACacaacaacaaaattaataagagCAATGTGCTATCAtgataatacacaaataatatttttggacaCCCCTGGTATTGTGACTGAGAGAGAACAGAAGAAGTaagtagatttttattaaaaataatattatacaatattattggctacatttattatataatttacaaatatctcAATAGCattatgtacaattttattgGTACCAATTCATTGGGTTTTACTACTAGTTGGTACTGTCAGAATCAAAATTTCATGAACAAGTTCAAATTCCCATACTTTATGTATGGATAAGTTACTTGACATGGATATATTGTTCTAGATTGCTCTTTATTTTctgtcatataaaattaaacatttataaaaaaattctctTATTACAGATATAAATTACCTAACTCTATGATTGAGGCTTGCCACAAAAGCCTGAGATGTGCAGATGTAATTGAGTAGTTCATGATATATCAAATAGATTTACTAAAGACAGCCTTCATCCTGATGTTTTATCTATGTTGAATATTGTAGAAGATATACCAAGTTTTCTTATTCTAAATAAggtaattattatctatactaatatataaaactgaagagtttgttagttAGAACATGCTAAgcttaggaactactaaactaattttgagTATTACACCACTAAGAAGCTACTTTAGTCCTGAGTGATGTAGGCAATATTTtaaagagtttttatttttactgagatattgatagtaatattataattattgtaagttaTTTATACAACTTCTCAGTAAATCAAAGTACAAGATCCATGAAGTAATAGAAATAACTCtacttttctaatatttaacAGCTGAAAtttagtctataatttttttttatattgtaggtggacaaattaaaaacaaaaaggcaGCTTCTGGTAACCATAAGGAATCTGACAAATGGTTTCATTGCCGGCAATCCAGTACCTGGTTCAGAAAAGCTTAGTAAAAACAAACCTGATAAAGGTTATAGCAACTTTTCTGATGTTTTCATGGTTTCGGCTTTGAATGGCGATGGTGTTGCTGATATTAAGGTATGTAGAATCAAGTGATGCTTAACCCTGCTTACTTTCCTTATAAAACTTCATGGCCTTTTGTAGCAATATCTACCTACTACTAATTATTCttgtatttagaatttaaaaatatatgccaAATGTAACACTCATGAATTGGTATGTATGTTAAGCAATGCGCCCATATTAATCCTACACATGAGAGATAACTAATTTTTTTCCATAGACAGCTTTCAAAATGTTGCTGGTTCCAGTAGACCATGCCCCTTACAacccttattaatattatatgcctACATTTATAGGTGAAGTTAAGgcaacattttagtatttttctatcacaacagataaattttcgtggatcTCTTACTAATTGTGAACCTGGGGGTCACAATTCGTAAGAGGGTTCTCTGGGGGGTCTACCTGGAcgactttgggaatcaatgccctagttaaaaatatacttatccaTTAGATTAAACTTATTGTTGATTGTATTTCTATAACAGCAATATCTCATAAATAACGCCAAGGAGGGAAGACTACACTACTCACCAGAGGAATGGACAGATCAATCTCCCGAATCACTTATTGAGGAAGCAGTCCGGCAAAGTTCTTAGATTTTTACAGCAAGAATTGCCATATAGTTTAAAGATACAATTGGAGTACTATGAAGTCGACGAGAATGATAAAATCATCTGTTCAGTGTCTGTTGAGTGCCCAACAGAGAGAATTATGAAGCTGATCAGTGGTGCTGGAGGAGGCAGACTGCAGCAAATAAGATCCCATGTTAGAAATGATTTAGTTGAATTGTTTAAGAAAATAGTGGTATTAGATATCCATTTAAAAGTTAAGAATAAATCGTTGTTAGATGTCGAATCTGTTTAGTTTATTGTGATAAGTTAATGTAAATAACACATTTTGtaacacaataaaattgttataaaataaaaatatattgtttattttaaaaagcttaCAGTATCCAGAATCTATCTATAGGTACCGTTTTAGATTATAATTGCAGTTACcgttaatattattcaataaaaatttaataaaaaattcgaATAAGGGCCGACACAAACATCttacaaagtaaaaatataaaatgtgtttccGTCCTTAAACTTCAGTATAGGTACCTCGTAATATTTTGACCCAAACATTCTGGAGTCGAGTATTTTCATTTCAATCTATGGTTCGGTTTCCCGGCGCgagaatgtttgtttttgtgtattggaattttttatttgtaattatttaaaaaaaaataatttactattttttccaGCATGAGCTTCGATCAATATCATATGATTACACACCTTAAACTCACCTATTTGCGTCGGGGGTTAAAAAACGGTACCGTAGCCTGTAGGCAGGTGCATCGGTAACTATcgatatctatctatatatcgAGAGTTACTCACTTGTCTCATTACTTAATAGCAGTGTATTTGTGCTGTGAAATTCGAGTTTCTGGGTTCGATTCGCAAGTCGGGCAATGAATGTTCAGGTTCTAAGCGGCAGATCTTTAGGAAGATCGAGACCCTGGGCGGCTGTACCGTACGCCACCATCTAAGACTACCACTACACTTAGACCTATTATgatttatcaaattttatatcttCGAATTCCGaagttttgttttaagttaCGAATAATACACACCATGTGGGAGCGAAACTATTATCGATAAAACCAATATTTCCGttttggcagtccattccacttcGCTAAATTAGTGTGCATACTGCTGCGT includes these proteins:
- the LOC115441087 gene encoding LOW QUALITY PROTEIN: GTPase Era, mitochondrial (The sequence of the model RefSeq protein was modified relative to this genomic sequence to represent the inferred CDS: inserted 3 bases in 2 codons), translating into MFSTSLFRLHLTYCKTNFLRLAYYSSQPERITKKELWKIVNVAIIGAPNSGKSTLINNITERKICAASNKVHTTTKLIRAMCYHDNTQIIFLDTPGIVTEREQKKYKLPNSMIEACHKSLRCADVIXVVHDISNRFTKDSLHPDVLSMLNIVEDIPSFLILNKVDKLKTKRQLLVTIRNLTNGFIAGNPVPGSEKLSKNKPDKGYSNFSDVFMVSALNGDGVADIKQYLINNAKEGRLHYSPEEWTDQSPESLIEEAVRXKVLRFLQQELPYSLKIQLEYYEVDENDKIICSVSVECPTERIMKLISGAGGGRLQQIRSHVRNDLVELFKKIVVLDIHLKVKNKSLLDVESV